In Solanum pennellii chromosome 7, SPENNV200, the following are encoded in one genomic region:
- the LOC107025246 gene encoding proline-rich receptor-like protein kinase PERK2, which translates to MCYVGKATKIFIFIVTVLVVTGLILGFGLLRHHNQKGENKCSGDSCDQNQYQSPIVYPPPTTSNNPISTPSQPNTPNPNLPQPPPPPSPDNPTPETPNLTPPPPPDTVVSTPPPLPPPAVSLTPPPTLSPPSPVTVSPGPVQS; encoded by the coding sequence atgtgttaTGTGGGTAAAGCAACCAAGATCTTCATCTTCATTGTCACTGTTCTAGTTGTGACTGGTCTTATATTGGGATTTGGGTTACTTAGGCATCACAATCAGAAAGGGGAAAACAAATGTTCTGGTGATTCTTGTGACCAAAATCAGTACCAAAGCCCCATTGTTTACCCACCCCCTACCACCTCCAATAACCCAATTTCAACTCCTTCACAGCCAAATACTCCAAATCCTAACTTACCccaaccaccaccaccaccctcaCCAGATAATCCAACCCCTGAAACACCTAATTTAACACCGCCGCCGCCTCCAGACACCGTGGTCTCCACTCCGCCGCCGCTTCCGCCGCCAGCTGTCTCATTAACTCCGCCGCCAACATTGAGCCCTCCCAGCCCCGTAACGGTGTCGCCAGGTCCAGTGCAATCTTAG